The following proteins are co-located in the Rattus norvegicus strain BN/NHsdMcwi chromosome X, GRCr8, whole genome shotgun sequence genome:
- the Hmgb4l7 gene encoding high mobility group protein B4-like: protein MGKDSKVRPKVNVSPYVHFMMDFRNQTREQQPNTYYDFTEFSRKCSEKWKTISKKEKKKYEALAKRDKDRYQREMRNYTGPRRERRRRDPDAPRKPPSSFLLFSQDHFEEIKEQHPNWTVAQVAKAAGRMWARCSEADKIPYEERAAVLRAKYLEEREAYYHQCQRGE, encoded by the coding sequence ATGGGAAAAGACAGCAAAGTAAGACCGAAAGTGAACGTCTCGCCTTATGTCCATTTTATGATGGACTTCAGAAATCAAACAAGGGAGCAACAGCCAAACACCTATTATGATTTTACCGAATTTTCTAGAAAGTGTTCTGAAAAATGGAAGACCatctcaaagaaggaaaaaaagaagtatgaAGCCCTGGCCAAGCGCGACAAAGATCGGTACCAACGTGAAATGAGAAACTATACCGGAccgagaagggagagaagaaggagagatcCAGATGCACCGCGGAAGCCACCATCCTCGTTCCTGCTCTTCTCCCAAGACCATTTTGAGGAGATAAAAGAACAACATCCAAACTGGACTGTGGCGCAGGTGGCCAAGGCTGCAGGGAGGATGTGGGCCAGGTGTTCAGAAGCGGATAAAATCCCCTACGAGGAGAGGGCTGCGGTTCTGAGGGCCAAGTACCTTGAAGAGCGGGAGGCCTACTACCACCAATGCCAGCGCGGGGAGTAA